ctcgaacccgtgtcccctgcattggcaggcggattcttaaccactgtgccgccagggaagtcccttctcatTACTATTTGCTTTTAGTCAGTCAGTAAAGGTTTTTTGAAGCCTGCTGAATTGAAGGTACTATACTAGGTGTTAGGGTTCAGAAACATAAAAGATAGGGTCCTTGCTCTTAAGAAGTTTAGTGTTCGGTTGGTGAAGGTAAGACCTGTGCATAGCagaaattatttatgttttatcattaaatgctaaaggaacgttaGAAGCATTCAGTGCGAGAGCTGTTTAGAGGGAAAACTGTACTCTGGGCTAGAGTGGTCAGGGAGGGCAGTACTAAAAGAGGTGGATGTTGAGCTGGAAAGGTGAAAGACGGGCAAGTAGATGGTAACAGGGGAGGCTTTCAAGATGAGAGAACAGTGTTACTGAAGTCTCAGAAGGCCTGACAGGGATTATGCTGGAGTGGCTGTTAGTATTGGCAAACAGTGAGAGATGAAGTTTGGAAAGGGGCCAGTCGTGAAGCCTTGCATACCAGTGTATAGCAGAAGTGATGCACCGAAAGGGCCATTCTGGGTGGGGTAGTCTGGTGGCGGCATGCTGGACAGAGTGCACGCGGGGGAGCCCAGTGTGGAAGCCATCGGCATTGTCCAGCTGTGATGAGgtagggtggtggcagtgggaatGAAAAGGAAGCAGTGGATGCTGAAAATCCCATGAAATTAGAAGGTTCAGGACTTGGTGATGATAGCTTCAGTGTTGGAATAAAGGTAGGGGGAAACCGAAGACGATTATACACATCCAACGAGGctacctctttttaaaaaccctaGATTCCTTACCGACTCAAGGAGTCTGACAGTGAATTTGACAGCTTCAGCCAGGTCACTGAGTCACCAATAGGGCGGGAAGAGGAGCCACATCGCCACATGGTCTCTAAGAAATACCGCAAGGTGCTGGGGGATACCAAGGAATGGGCCTTCTGGGATGTGGGGAAAGGTTCCCGGGGAAGGGGGTCACATGAGAAAGAATTGAAGGGCTCATTCAGGAAGCCTTCACCTATCACTCTGGACTCAGGAGGGAGGTTTGGGGGAAGGTTATGGCTACTGCAAAGATTTAGGGGACTCTGAGGGTGTCTTCCTCTTGCTCAGACTGTTTCTGCTTCAGGTGACCATCAAATACTCCAAGCTAGGGCTGGAGGACTTTGACTTCAAACACTACAATAAGACGCTGTTTGCTGGATTAGAGCCCCACATCCCCAATGCCTACTGTAACTGCATGATCCAGGTAAGGCTGGGTGTTCCTGCGATTTGAACGTGgctactgcttttctttttctctgtgggcCCCCCAACCCCTCGTCTTTTTCCAGGTCTCCCCAGCCAAGTCCACTTAGACCTCCTCTACCATTCTTTCTTGCCCCTCAGCCTTCAGGTCTCCTCTGTGAGCTCTGCTTCTTCAGTGGACTCCAGCTCTGTATTCTCCACCATCTCTTAACCTTCCGATTTCTCTTCCTCCCTGTACCAGTTGTCTGCATCATATCTCCTGCTCTTCCCTCCAGGTGCTCTATTTCCTGGAGCCTGTTCGCTGTCTAATCCAGAACCACCTTTGCCAGAAGGAGTTCTGCCTAGCATGTGAGCTGGGCTTCCTCTTCCACATGTTGGACCTCTCCCGAGGTGACCCTTGTCAGGTCAGTGCCTGGAGACCTGGGACAATaaaaggggaagggaggtggaCAGTAGGCAGGGTCATCACTCTGCAGATggccacaaaagagaaaataaccctTTTCCACCAACACACTTCCTGGATTCCAGGGCAGTAATTTTCTTCGGGCGTTCCGCACCATTCCTGAGGCCTCGGCCCTTGGTCTGATTTTGGCTGACTCGGATGAGGCTTCAGGCAAGGGCAATCTGGCCAGGCTCATTCAGAGGTGGAATCGCTTCATTCTCACTCAACTGCATCAAGATTTGCAGGAGCTGGAAGTACCCCAGGCTTATCGAGGTGCTGGAGGCAGGTATGGAATTGGGACAGGAATAGTTAAAGCCCCCATGATAAGCCCCACTGTGACTTAAAGGGTCTCCTAACTCCCTCAGTGTGCCTATATTGCCCTCCCCACTCTTAGCAGCTTTTGCTCATCGGGAGACTCTGTCATTGGGCAGTTGTTCAGCTGTGAGATGGAAAACTGCAGCCTCTGCCGCTGTGGCAGTGAGACCGTGCGAGCCTCATCCACCCTGCTCTTCACGCTCTCCTACCCTGAGGGTAGCAACACTGGTATACCCTGCAGCTGGGTTGGGGAGGCTCCCCCAGATGGCCTGTAACATCAAGGAGAGGGTGTTGGGGGGCTAACAGTGGGTACAGGGAGGACCTGGAATGAAGCATCCAGTTTCCCCTCAGATAAAACTGGGAAGAACTGTGACTTTGCTCAGGTGCTGAAGCGAAGCATCTGCCTGGAGCAGAATACACAGGCCTGGTGTGACAACTGTGAAAAGTACCAGCCCACGGTGAGTGGGCTGTTGCACTGGACTAGAGTCCTGCCATGTTGGGGACTCGGCCATGGTCTCATCTGGGACTGGCTGGGTCAGCACCGCCATCCAGCGATCTATAGGGAGTGGGAAGAACTCCAACTGGAGGATGCAGATCCAGGCTTAACTGTTCATGTCCAGGTTTCTCTCTCTGTAGGCCGCCTGCCATTCCTTGTTTGTTTTATCCTCTCAGATTCAGACCCGCAACATCTGCCATCTCCCAGATATTCTTGTCATCAATTGTGAGGTGAACAGCTTGAAAGAAGCTGATTTCTGGAGAATGCAGGCTGAGGTAAGGACTGAGTCTGGAAACAGGACTTTAGGAGTACTTTTTAGTTCTTCCCTCTTTTGACTTCCATATATGATTAATGTTCCTGAGGAATTggatattttctcctttgtgttcAGGTTGCCTTCAAGATAGCAATAAAGAAGCATGGTGGGGAAATCTCCAAGAATAAGGAGTTTGCTTTGGCTGATTGGTAGGTATTGTCTATAGAGTGGTCAAAGGATTGAACTACTcaggggcttctcttgtcacTGGTCAGATCTCCTCAGAACAAATTTCCAATTCTCCTGTCCTGATAGGAAGGAACTAGGGAGTCCAGAGGGCATGCTGATGTGTCCCTCCATTGAGGAGTTGAAGAATGTCTGGCTTCCTTTCTCCATTCGAATGAAGATGACCAAGAACAAAGGGCTGGATGTTTGCAATTGGACTGATGGGGATGAGATGCAGGTTGTTGAAAAactgggaagaggagggggaataAGGGAGAGAAGgtccgggaattccctggcggtccagtcgttaggactcggcgctttcactgctggggccccgagttcgatccctggtccggaactAGAATCCCATAAGCCGCGTGGcgcggcccaaaaaaaaaaaaaaaaaaaaaaaagagagaaggtcgGGGCAGAAGCAAGGCAAGGGGAAGGTGGAATTTAGCataggggaaaaaagggaataGGGCCTAGTATTCACCAGTTGTGGGCTTTTCCAGAGTGACTCAGTTCAGTGTTGGGAGTCATAGATGGGCTAGGATGGAAAGAACCCACCCTCGTCCCCCATCCCTATACCCCAGACTCCCTGTCCTCTATCCccattccccttccttcctcatcCTTAAACTTAGCTTAGCAGCCTGGGTACCCCCCTCACAGTGGGGCCCAGCCAGGGCAGAGGAGGAGCATGGTGTCTATGTGTATGACCTGATGGCTACTGTGGTACACATCCTGGACTCACGCACAGGGGGCAGCCTGGTGGCTCACATCAAAGTTGGAGAGACCTACCACCAGCGCAAGGAGGTGAGTGAGGTAATACAGGGCAGGGACACTCCTGGTGGTGGCCACAGTGGAGTCCCAGGTCTGTCCTTATCTTAAGTCTGAGCCAGAATGCTCCAGCCATCACTTTGGCATCACTGTGTCTCTGTATCTCCACAGGGTGTTACCCACCAGCAGTGGTATCTCTTCAACGACTTTCTCATTGAACCTATTGATAAGGTTAGTTGTAATACATTCCGTTCCCCctttcatctcccttttttttagCATCCTCATCCTCAGTGCCTGAGAGAGTGCCAGGCAGATTcagagggagggatggggcctcaataataaaaagcagaGCTAAAAATAGCACCTGAGTCCTGTCTTCTCTCTGACTTGGGATAAAGGGAAAAGGGGCATATATGTAGGCCATTaagtgctttttcttttatagCATGAAGCTGTGCAGTTTGACATGAATTGGAAAGTGCCTGCTATCCTTTATTACATCAAAAGGAATCTTAATTCCAAATACAACCTGAACAGTAAGTGGTACAGTGTAGATCCAAGGGTGTGGGCAATTAGATTGGTCTCAGGAAGAGATCTGGGAAATAGCTTGTTAAGATTAGGACTGGTGACCAGTGTTAATATTTCCAGGGACAGTAGAGCAATTCCTGCTCATTAGGCCTTAAATTTAGAATCTGGAGATACTGAGGGTGTCGAGGGAAGAGGTGATGGGGGGGAAGTGTGATCAAAATGGCTAAGGTTATGATTTTGAGACTAACCATTCTTATCCCCAAGTGAAGATCTCTTTTTTTGGTGATGAACTCCTTATTAAGTCCCTTTTTGATGCCTTTAAACCATAGTTTCTCTGTAACTTTAGTTTTCTGGATTTACTAAGGTAAAGTCTAAAGTGAGAATCTTATTCCTTCCTCTCTGTTaacttttttggctttttttagcATATTTCCCGATAATTTTCTGATTTGACCTGTTCCGTCTACCTCCTCTGTCCATCAGACATGATCTTTTTACTCACATGCTTTGATTATTGGGATAACAGTGTAGACCTGGTCTCTGGTAGCCACTCCAGCTTCCCTCCCCTGGTCACTTCCCTCTCCCGAGCCATCTTGTCTTCTGGATTCTCCCTTCCAGTTAAGAACCCCATCGAGGCAAGTGTTCTGCTGGCTGAAGCCTCATTAGCACGGAAGCAGCGGAAAACACATACGACCTTTATTCCCCTGATGCTGAATGAGATGCCACAGGTTGGGGACTTGGTGGGCCTGGACGCTGAGTTTGTCACCCTTAATGAGGTAACCAAGACCAAAAAGTGTGGGGTGTTAGAACAGAACTCTGGGGATATTAGGAGTCATAAGCATTTCTCTGATTTCCTTATGAACTCTTCTCATATAGGAAGAAGCAGAGCTGCGCAGCGATGGCACCAAGTCTACCATCAAGCCAAGCCAGATGTCAGTAGCGAGGATTACCTGCGTTAGGGGCCAGGGACCCAATGAGGGTATCCCCTTCATTGATGACTACATCTCTACCCAGGAGCAGGTAATAGGATGTGGAGATGCAAGTGAGAGAGACCCTGTGCTTATATAGAGTGCCCTAGAACCCAGGGAAGAGTGGCAGGGGGAACTGTGCACCTCGTTTCCTGGGTCACTTGACCTTTTCTCTATCCCTAGGTGGTGGATTACTTGACTCAGTACTCAGGGATAAAGCCAGGAGACCTTGATGCCAAGATTTCCTCTAAGCACCTTACAACTCTAAAGTCTACCTACTTAAAGCTTCGTTTTCTCATAGACATTGGAGTCAAGTTTGTGGGTCACGGTCTGCAGAAGGACTTCCGGGTCATCAACCTCATGGTTCGGGCAGGGCTCTTTTAAGAGTCTTTCTTTGTGTGTGGGCCCCCCAGGGTATACATTGTGCTTTTGGAAAATGGGAAATTATGGATCCCCTACCTTCAGTCTCCCACTCTTTTATCCCTGGCAGGTGCCCAAGGACCAAGTCCTTGACACTGTTTATCTATTTCACATGCCCCGAAAACGAATGATTTCCCTGCGATTCCTTGCTTGGTACTTTCTGGGTGAGTTGCTCTGCCTTGTAGCTCTTGCTGTGGTCAGCAAGAGCATGAAAATGTGTGAGAGGCCAAGGGGAGTAGCTGCGACCCTGGGTTAGTGGTGAGAGTTACTGATGAATTTAATTAGCTTCAGTATCCCTTCTGTGCACTAGGGTTGATGTTTGGCTCTTTCCCTTAAGGGTAgtcaggtttttgttgttgttgtttattggGAGTTGGGAGTGTGAGTAGAGGACATGTCCTTATCTCCCTTTGCTAGGCCCCAAACTATTCCACCTCTACTTTCCCCAGACTTGAAGATTCAAGGGGAGACCCATGACAGTATTGAGGATGCCCGCACAGCCCTTCAGCTTTACCGAAAGTATCTGGAACTAAGCAAAAATGGCACTGAGCCTGAGTCCTTCCACAAAGTGCTCAAGGGCCTTTACGAGAAAGGCCGAAAGATGGACTGGAAGGTGCCTGAGCCCGAGGGCCAGACAAGTCCCAAGAGTAAGGCCTGGGATGGGACAGGGGAAACTGGACTGGGTGGGTTTTGATTGTATATGTGAAGATTATACCCACCGTAATAagaatgatgatgatgttaaCAACAGTCCCGCCCCAACAGGTTGTAATATAAAGCACttaacagtttacaaagcacttaatcctcaaaacattcagtgaaattgattttattattgAAACTCTCTATTGGTCCTAACCTCTTCTTGCCAAGTTCTAAAATGTTTGGGGCAGGTCCACgccctctttcctcttgcatttttCCTTCATAAGAAGTACCCCAGGTGCTTTTTCTCCACTCATCTTAGGAGTCAATGCTCTTTGTTTTGTCTCTGACAGATGCAGCTGTCTTCTCTTCAGTGCTGGCGCTCTGACCTCACCCTCTCCCAACGAACAATTCCCTCTCCCTTCAGTCTTCTGTGGCCCTAGAAGTGGGAGATGGCTTCCCAAGTTGGCTATACCCTGTCTACTTCCAGAATTGGACTTGCTCAGGGTCTACAGATGGTGCTATTAATAGAACTGGAATGCAGCAGAACTGTTGCAAAGGGTCTAGGAGCCAGATTCCTTTTTC
The Globicephala melas chromosome 10, mGloMel1.2, whole genome shotgun sequence genome window above contains:
- the PAN2 gene encoding PAN2-PAN3 deadenylation complex catalytic subunit PAN2 isoform X2, whose product is MNFEVLDPGLAEYAPAMHSTLDPVLDAHLNPSLLQNVELDPEGVALEALPVQESVHIMEGVYSELHSVVAEVGVPVSVSHFDLHEEMLWVGSHGGHATSFFGPALERYSSFQVNGSDDIRQIQSLENGILFLTKNNLKYMARGGLIIFDYLLDESEDMHSLLLTDSSTLLVGGLQNHILEIDLNTVQETQKYAVETPGVTIMRQTNRFFFCGHTSGRVSLRDLRTFKVEHEFDAFSGSLSDFDVHGNLLATCGFSSRLTGLACDRFLKVYDLRMMRAITPLQVHVDPAFLRFIPTYTSRLAIISQSGQCQFCEPTGLANPADIFHVNPVGPLLMTFDVSASKQALAFGDSEGCVHLWTDSPEPSFNPYSRETEFALPCLVDSLPPLDWSQDLLPLSLIPVPLTTDTLLSDWPAANSAPAPRRAPPVDAEILRTMKKVGFIGYAPNPRTRLRNQIPYRLKESDSEFDSFSQVTESPIGREEEPHRHMVSKKYRKVTIKYSKLGLEDFDFKHYNKTLFAGLEPHIPNAYCNCMIQVLYFLEPVRCLIQNHLCQKEFCLACELGFLFHMLDLSRGDPCQGSNFLRAFRTIPEASALGLILADSDEASGKGNLARLIQRWNRFILTQLHQDLQELEVPQAYRGAGGSFCSSGDSVIGQLFSCEMENCSLCRCGSETVRASSTLLFTLSYPEGSNTDKTGKNCDFAQVLKRSICLEQNTQAWCDNCEKYQPTIQTRNICHLPDILVINCEVNSLKEADFWRMQAEVAFKIAIKKHGGEISKNKEFALADWKELGSPEGMLMCPSIEELKNVWLPFSIRMKMTKNKGLDVCNWTDGDEMQWGPARAEEEHGVYVYDLMATVVHILDSRTGGSLVAHIKVGETYHQRKEGVTHQQWYLFNDFLIEPIDKHEAVQFDMNWKVPAILYYIKRNLNSKYNLNIKNPIEASVLLAEASLARKQRKTHTTFIPLMLNEMPQVGDLVGLDAEFVTLNEEEAELRSDGTKSTIKPSQMSVARITCVRGQGPNEGIPFIDDYISTQEQVVDYLTQYSGIKPGDLDAKISSKHLTTLKSTYLKLRFLIDIGVKFVGHGLQKDFRVINLMVPKDQVLDTVYLFHMPRKRMISLRFLAWYFLDLKIQGETHDSIEDARTALQLYRKYLELSKNGTEPESFHKVLKGLYEKGRKMDWKVPEPEGQTSPKNAAVFSSVLAL
- the PAN2 gene encoding PAN2-PAN3 deadenylation complex catalytic subunit PAN2 isoform X3, whose product is MNFEVLDPGLAEYAPAMHSTLDPVLDAHLNPSLLQNVELDPEGVALEALPVQESVHIMEGVYSELHSVVAEVGVPVSVSHFDLHEEMLWVGSHGGHATSFFGPALERYSSFQVNGSDDIRQIQSLENGILFLTKNNLKYMARGGLIIFDYLLDESEDMHSLLLTDSSTLLVGGLQNHILEIDLNTVQETQKYAVETPGVTIMRQTNRFFFCGHTSGRVSLRDLRTFKVEHEFDAFSGSLSDFDVHGNLLATCGFSSRLTGLACDRFLKVYDLRMMRAITPLQVHVDPAFLRFIPTYTSRLAIISQSGQCQFCEPTGLANPADIFHVNPVGPLLMTFDVSASKQALAFGDSEGCVHLWTDSPEPSFNPYSRETEFALPCLVDSLPPLDWSQDLLPLSLIPVPLTTDTLLSDWPAANSAPAPRRAPPVDAEILRTMKKVGFIGYAPNPRTRLRNQIPYRLKESDSEFDSFSQVTESPIGREEEPHRHMVSKKYRKVTIKYSKLGLEDFDFKHYNKTLFAGLEPHIPNAYCNCMIQVLYFLEPVRCLIQNHLCQKEFCLACELGFLFHMLDLSRGDPCQGSNFLRAFRTIPEASALGLILADSDEASGKGNLARLIQRWNRFILTQLHQDLQELEVPQAYRGAGGSSFCSSGDSVIGQLFSCEMENCSLCRCGSETVRASSTLLFTLSYPEDKTGKNCDFAQVLKRSICLEQNTQAWCDNCEKYQPTIQTRNICHLPDILVINCEVNSLKEADFWRMQAEVAFKIAIKKHGGEISKNKEFALADWKELGSPEGMLMCPSIEELKNVWLPFSIRMKMTKNKGLDVCNWTDGDEMQWGPARAEEEHGVYVYDLMATVVHILDSRTGGSLVAHIKVGETYHQRKEGVTHQQWYLFNDFLIEPIDKHEAVQFDMNWKVPAILYYIKRNLNSKYNLNIKNPIEASVLLAEASLARKQRKTHTTFIPLMLNEMPQVGDLVGLDAEFVTLNEEEAELRSDGTKSTIKPSQMSVARITCVRGQGPNEGIPFIDDYISTQEQVVDYLTQYSGIKPGDLDAKISSKHLTTLKSTYLKLRFLIDIGVKFVGHGLQKDFRVINLMVPKDQVLDTVYLFHMPRKRMISLRFLAWYFLDLKIQGETHDSIEDARTALQLYRKYLELSKNGTEPESFHKVLKGLYEKGRKMDWKVPEPEGQTSPKNAAVFSSVLAL
- the PAN2 gene encoding PAN2-PAN3 deadenylation complex catalytic subunit PAN2 isoform X5, giving the protein MNFEVLDPGLAEYAPAMHSTLDPVLDAHLNPSLLQNVELDPEGVALEALPVQESVHIMEGVYSELHSVVAEVGVPVSVSHFDLHEEMLWVGSHGGHATSFFGPALERYSSFQVNGSDDIRQIQSLENGILFLTKNNLKYMARGGLIIFDYLLDESEDMHSLLLTDSSTLLVGGLQNHILEIDLNTVQETQKYAVETPGVTIMRQTNRFFFCGHTSGRVSLRDLRTFKVEHEFDAFSGSLSDFDVHGNLLATCGFSSRLTGLACDRFLKVYDLRMMRAITPLQVHVDPAFLRFIPTYTSRLAIISQSGQCQFCEPTGLANPADIFHVNPVGPLLMTFDVSASKQALAFGDSEGCVHLWTDSPEPSFNPYSRETEFALPCLVDSLPPLDWSQDLLPLSLIPVPLTTDTLLSDWPAANSAPAPRRAPPVDAEILRTMKKVGFIGYAPNPRTRLRNQIPYRLKESDSEFDSFSQVTESPIGREEEPHRHMVSKKYRKVTIKYSKLGLEDFDFKHYNKTLFAGLEPHIPNAYCNCMIQVLYFLEPVRCLIQNHLCQKEFCLACELGFLFHMLDLSRGDPCQGSNFLRAFRTIPEASALGLILADSDEASGKGNLARLIQRWNRFILTQLHQDLQELEVPQAYRGAGGSSFCSSGDSVIGQLFSCEMENCSLCRCGSETVRASSTLLFTLSYPEGSNTDKTGKNCDFAQVLKRSICLEQNTQAWCDNCEKYQPTIQTRNICHLPDILVINCEVNSLKEADFWRMQAEVAFKIAIKKHGGEISKNKEFALADWKELGSPEGMLMCPSIEELKNVWLPFSIRMKMTKNKGLDVCNWTDGDEMQWGPARAEEEHGVYVYDLMATVVHILDSRTGGSLVAHIKVGETYHQRKEGVTHQQWYLFNDFLIEPIDKHEAVQFDMNWKVPAILYYIKRNLNSKYNLNIKNPIEASVLLAEASLARKQRKTHTTFIPLMLNEMPQVGDLVGLDAEFVTLNEEEAELRSDGTKSTIKPSQMSVARITCVRGQGPNEGIPFIDDYISTQEQVVDYLTQYSGIKPGDLDAKISSKHLTTLKSTYLKLRFLIDIGVKFVGHGLQKDFRVINLMT
- the PAN2 gene encoding PAN2-PAN3 deadenylation complex catalytic subunit PAN2 isoform X4 → MNFEVLDPGLAEYAPAMHSTLDPVLDAHLNPSLLQNVELDPEGVALEALPVQESVHIMEGVYSELHSVVAEVGVPVSVSHFDLHEEMLWVGSHGGHATSFFGPALERYSSFQVNGSDDIRQIQSLENGILFLTKNNLKYMARGGLIIFDYLLDESEDMHSLLLTDSSTLLVGGLQNHILEIDLNTVQETQKYAVETPGVTIMRQTNRFFFCGHTSGRVSLRDLRTFKVEHEFDAFSGSLSDFDVHGNLLATCGFSSRLTGLACDRFLKVYDLRMMRAITPLQVHVDPAFLRFIPTYTSRLAIISQSGQCQFCEPTGLANPADIFHVNPVGPLLMTFDVSASKQALAFGDSEGCVHLWTDSPEPSFNPYSRETEFALPCLVDSLPPLDWSQDLLPLSLIPVPLTTDTLLSDWPAANSAPAPRRAPPVDAEILRTMKKVGFIGYAPNPRTRLRNQIPYRLKESDSEFDSFSQVTESPIGREEEPHRHMVSKKYRKVTIKYSKLGLEDFDFKHYNKTLFAGLEPHIPNAYCNCMIQVLYFLEPVRCLIQNHLCQKEFCLACELGFLFHMLDLSRGDPCQGSNFLRAFRTIPEASALGLILADSDEASGKGNLARLIQRWNRFILTQLHQDLQELEVPQAYRGAGGSFCSSGDSVIGQLFSCEMENCSLCRCGSETVRASSTLLFTLSYPEDKTGKNCDFAQVLKRSICLEQNTQAWCDNCEKYQPTIQTRNICHLPDILVINCEVNSLKEADFWRMQAEVAFKIAIKKHGGEISKNKEFALADWKELGSPEGMLMCPSIEELKNVWLPFSIRMKMTKNKGLDVCNWTDGDEMQWGPARAEEEHGVYVYDLMATVVHILDSRTGGSLVAHIKVGETYHQRKEGVTHQQWYLFNDFLIEPIDKHEAVQFDMNWKVPAILYYIKRNLNSKYNLNIKNPIEASVLLAEASLARKQRKTHTTFIPLMLNEMPQVGDLVGLDAEFVTLNEEEAELRSDGTKSTIKPSQMSVARITCVRGQGPNEGIPFIDDYISTQEQVVDYLTQYSGIKPGDLDAKISSKHLTTLKSTYLKLRFLIDIGVKFVGHGLQKDFRVINLMVPKDQVLDTVYLFHMPRKRMISLRFLAWYFLDLKIQGETHDSIEDARTALQLYRKYLELSKNGTEPESFHKVLKGLYEKGRKMDWKVPEPEGQTSPKNAAVFSSVLAL
- the PAN2 gene encoding PAN2-PAN3 deadenylation complex catalytic subunit PAN2 isoform X6; the protein is MARGGLIIFDYLLDESEDMHSLLLTDSSTLLVGGLQNHILEIDLNTVQETQKYAVETPGVTIMRQTNRFFFCGHTSGRVSLRDLRTFKVEHEFDAFSGSLSDFDVHGNLLATCGFSSRLTGLACDRFLKVYDLRMMRAITPLQVHVDPAFLRFIPTYTSRLAIISQSGQCQFCEPTGLANPADIFHVNPVGPLLMTFDVSASKQALAFGDSEGCVHLWTDSPEPSFNPYSRETEFALPCLVDSLPPLDWSQDLLPLSLIPVPLTTDTLLSDWPAANSAPAPRRAPPVDAEILRTMKKVGFIGYAPNPRTRLRNQIPYRLKESDSEFDSFSQVTESPIGREEEPHRHMVSKKYRKVTIKYSKLGLEDFDFKHYNKTLFAGLEPHIPNAYCNCMIQVLYFLEPVRCLIQNHLCQKEFCLACELGFLFHMLDLSRGDPCQGSNFLRAFRTIPEASALGLILADSDEASGKGNLARLIQRWNRFILTQLHQDLQELEVPQAYRGAGGSSFCSSGDSVIGQLFSCEMENCSLCRCGSETVRASSTLLFTLSYPEGSNTDKTGKNCDFAQVLKRSICLEQNTQAWCDNCEKYQPTIQTRNICHLPDILVINCEVNSLKEADFWRMQAEVAFKIAIKKHGGEISKNKEFALADWKELGSPEGMLMCPSIEELKNVWLPFSIRMKMTKNKGLDVCNWTDGDEMQWGPARAEEEHGVYVYDLMATVVHILDSRTGGSLVAHIKVGETYHQRKEGVTHQQWYLFNDFLIEPIDKHEAVQFDMNWKVPAILYYIKRNLNSKYNLNIKNPIEASVLLAEASLARKQRKTHTTFIPLMLNEMPQVGDLVGLDAEFVTLNEEEAELRSDGTKSTIKPSQMSVARITCVRGQGPNEGIPFIDDYISTQEQVVDYLTQYSGIKPGDLDAKISSKHLTTLKSTYLKLRFLIDIGVKFVGHGLQKDFRVINLMVPKDQVLDTVYLFHMPRKRMISLRFLAWYFLDLKIQGETHDSIEDARTALQLYRKYLELSKNGTEPESFHKVLKGLYEKGRKMDWKVPEPEGQTSPKNAAVFSSVLAL
- the PAN2 gene encoding PAN2-PAN3 deadenylation complex catalytic subunit PAN2 isoform X1, producing the protein MNFEVLDPGLAEYAPAMHSTLDPVLDAHLNPSLLQNVELDPEGVALEALPVQESVHIMEGVYSELHSVVAEVGVPVSVSHFDLHEEMLWVGSHGGHATSFFGPALERYSSFQVNGSDDIRQIQSLENGILFLTKNNLKYMARGGLIIFDYLLDESEDMHSLLLTDSSTLLVGGLQNHILEIDLNTVQETQKYAVETPGVTIMRQTNRFFFCGHTSGRVSLRDLRTFKVEHEFDAFSGSLSDFDVHGNLLATCGFSSRLTGLACDRFLKVYDLRMMRAITPLQVHVDPAFLRFIPTYTSRLAIISQSGQCQFCEPTGLANPADIFHVNPVGPLLMTFDVSASKQALAFGDSEGCVHLWTDSPEPSFNPYSRETEFALPCLVDSLPPLDWSQDLLPLSLIPVPLTTDTLLSDWPAANSAPAPRRAPPVDAEILRTMKKVGFIGYAPNPRTRLRNQIPYRLKESDSEFDSFSQVTESPIGREEEPHRHMVSKKYRKVTIKYSKLGLEDFDFKHYNKTLFAGLEPHIPNAYCNCMIQVLYFLEPVRCLIQNHLCQKEFCLACELGFLFHMLDLSRGDPCQGSNFLRAFRTIPEASALGLILADSDEASGKGNLARLIQRWNRFILTQLHQDLQELEVPQAYRGAGGSSFCSSGDSVIGQLFSCEMENCSLCRCGSETVRASSTLLFTLSYPEGSNTDKTGKNCDFAQVLKRSICLEQNTQAWCDNCEKYQPTIQTRNICHLPDILVINCEVNSLKEADFWRMQAEVAFKIAIKKHGGEISKNKEFALADWKELGSPEGMLMCPSIEELKNVWLPFSIRMKMTKNKGLDVCNWTDGDEMQWGPARAEEEHGVYVYDLMATVVHILDSRTGGSLVAHIKVGETYHQRKEGVTHQQWYLFNDFLIEPIDKHEAVQFDMNWKVPAILYYIKRNLNSKYNLNIKNPIEASVLLAEASLARKQRKTHTTFIPLMLNEMPQVGDLVGLDAEFVTLNEEEAELRSDGTKSTIKPSQMSVARITCVRGQGPNEGIPFIDDYISTQEQVVDYLTQYSGIKPGDLDAKISSKHLTTLKSTYLKLRFLIDIGVKFVGHGLQKDFRVINLMVPKDQVLDTVYLFHMPRKRMISLRFLAWYFLDLKIQGETHDSIEDARTALQLYRKYLELSKNGTEPESFHKVLKGLYEKGRKMDWKVPEPEGQTSPKNAAVFSSVLAL